The following proteins are encoded in a genomic region of Nerophis lumbriciformis linkage group LG23, RoL_Nlum_v2.1, whole genome shotgun sequence:
- the LOC133622680 gene encoding neuronal acetylcholine receptor subunit alpha-2-like isoform X1 yields MATWRRLTRTMDANKCLLFFTLCTPVCCYAAPRAHAEEKLLQDLFVRYNKLSRPVENSSDTVLVHFGLSIAQLIDVDEKNQMMTTNVWVKQEWNDYKLRWNPEEYENVTSVRIPSEIIWRPDIVLYNNADGDFAVTHLTKAQLFHDGRVKWMPPAIYKSSCSIDVTFFPFDQQSCKMKFGSWTYDRAKIDLVGIAGDVDQMDYWESGEWVIVNAVGKYNTKKYECCAEIYADITYYFIIRRLPLFYTINLIIPCLLISCLTVLVFYLPSQCGEKITLCISVLLSLTVFLLLITEIIPSTSLVIPLIGEYLLFTMVFVTLSIVITVFVLNVHHRSPQTHSMPHWVRRVFLDAVPRVLFMKRPPGTAKRNCKKLIEMLHRPAVVSATGNSQTFWMGFGTSGPKTPSDGPDIHVCSPSPPASPFKDETPVKDHIFSRSPPEQYSGLHRGHHLSSSLLSLPPTLPLGPLRRLSKEDANVLSPNGRSRSVEQMCDHQREPRRREPGSFCYRFLHNEGPENWTGSADRAEPRSPTKYLKAESTREPGNPPEGAVLSISPAVQRAIEGVQYIADHLRAEDDDFSVKEDWKYVAMVIDRIFLWMFVLVCILGSVGLFLPPWLAGMI; encoded by the exons TGTGTTGCTATGCTGCACCACGGGCCCACGCCGAGGAGAAGCTGCTCCAGGACCTCTTTGTGCGCTACAACAAGCTCTCCAGGCCGGTGGAAAACTCGTCGGACACGGTTCTGGTCCACTTTGGACTGTCCATCGCTCAGCTCATAGACGTG GACGAGAAGAACCAGATGATGACCACCAATGTGTGGGTCAAGCAG GAGTGGAACGACTACAAGCTGCGCTGGAACCCGGAGGAGTACGAGAACGTCACCTCCGTCCGGATTCCCTCAGAGATCATCTGGAGGCCCGACATCGTCCTCTACAACAA CGCCGACGGCGACTTTGCGGTGACGCACCTGACCAAGGCCCAGCTGTTCCACGACGGGCGCGTCAAGTGGATGCCTCCCGCCATCTACAAGTCGTCGTGCAGCATCGACGTCACCTTCTTCCCCTTCGACCAGCAGAGCTGCAAGATGAAGTTCGGCTCGTGGACGTACGACCGCGCCAAGATCGACCTGGTGGGCATTGCGGGCGACGTGGACCAGATGGACTACTGGGAGAGCGGCGAGTGGGTGATCGTCAACGCGGTGGGCAAGTACAACACCAAGAAGTACGAGTGCTGCGCCGAGATCTACGCCGACATCACGTACTACTTCATCATCCGCCGGCTGCCGCTCTTCTACACCATCAACCTGATCATCCCCTGCCTGCTCATCTCCTGCCTCACCGTGCTGGTCTTCTACCTGCCGTCGCAGTGCGGTGAGAAGATCACCTTGTGCATCTCCGTGCTGCTCTCCCTCACCGTCTTCCTGCTGCTCATCACCGAGATTATCCCGTCCACCTCGCTGGTCATCCCGCTCATCGGCGAGTACCTGCTCTTCACCATGGTCTTCGTCACGCTGTCCATCGTCATCACCGTCTTCGTCCTGAACGTGCACCACCGCTCGCCGCAGACCCACAGCATGCCCCACTGGGTGCGGCGGGTCTTCCTGGACGCCGTGCCCCGGGTGCTGTTCATGAAGAGGCCGCCCGGCACGGCCAAGCGGAACTGCAAGAAGCTGATCGAGATGCTGCACCGGCCCGCCGTCGTATCCGCCACGGGCAACTCCCAGACCTTCTGGATGGGTTTCGGCACCAGCGGACCCAAGACGCCTTCCGATGGTCCCGACATCCACGTCTGTTCTCCGTCTCCGCCCGCCTCCCCTTTTAAGGACGAGACCCCGGTTAAAGACCACATCTTTTCCCGGTCGCCCCCGGAACAGTATTCCGGTCTACACCGAGGACATCACTTGTCTTCTTCTCTGTTGTCCCTGCCCCCGACGTTGCCGCTAGGCCCCCTCCGCCGTCTTTCCAAGGAAGATGCCAACGTGCTCTCCCCGAACGGACGCTCCCGCAGCGTAGAGCAAATGTGCGACCACCAGAGGGAGCCTCGGCGGCGTGAGCCGGGCAGCTTCTGTTACCGCTTCCTGCACAACGAAGGACCGGAGAACTGGACGGGGTCTGCAGACAGGGCCGAACCACGATCACCCACAAAGTACCTCAAAGCCGAGTCCACAAGAGAACCAGGGAACCCACCCGAGGGGGCGGTTCTGTCCATCTCCCCGGCTGTGCAACGAGCCATCGAGGGAGTTCAGTACATCGCAGACCACCTCAGGGCCGAGGACGACGACTTCTCG GTGAAGGAGGACTGGAAGTATGTGGCCATGGTCATCGACAGGATCTTCCTCTGGATGTTCGTGCTGGTGTGTATTCTGGGGTCCGTGGGACTCTTTCTTCCACCGTGGCTGGCCGGGATGATCTAA
- the LOC133622680 gene encoding neuronal acetylcholine receptor subunit alpha-4-like isoform X2 — MPTFLHSLHSGADGDFAVTHLTKAQLFHDGRVKWMPPAIYKSSCSIDVTFFPFDQQSCKMKFGSWTYDRAKIDLVGIAGDVDQMDYWESGEWVIVNAVGKYNTKKYECCAEIYADITYYFIIRRLPLFYTINLIIPCLLISCLTVLVFYLPSQCGEKITLCISVLLSLTVFLLLITEIIPSTSLVIPLIGEYLLFTMVFVTLSIVITVFVLNVHHRSPQTHSMPHWVRRVFLDAVPRVLFMKRPPGTAKRNCKKLIEMLHRPAVVSATGNSQTFWMGFGTSGPKTPSDGPDIHVCSPSPPASPFKDETPVKDHIFSRSPPEQYSGLHRGHHLSSSLLSLPPTLPLGPLRRLSKEDANVLSPNGRSRSVEQMCDHQREPRRREPGSFCYRFLHNEGPENWTGSADRAEPRSPTKYLKAESTREPGNPPEGAVLSISPAVQRAIEGVQYIADHLRAEDDDFSVKEDWKYVAMVIDRIFLWMFVLVCILGSVGLFLPPWLAGMI; from the exons CGCCGACGGCGACTTTGCGGTGACGCACCTGACCAAGGCCCAGCTGTTCCACGACGGGCGCGTCAAGTGGATGCCTCCCGCCATCTACAAGTCGTCGTGCAGCATCGACGTCACCTTCTTCCCCTTCGACCAGCAGAGCTGCAAGATGAAGTTCGGCTCGTGGACGTACGACCGCGCCAAGATCGACCTGGTGGGCATTGCGGGCGACGTGGACCAGATGGACTACTGGGAGAGCGGCGAGTGGGTGATCGTCAACGCGGTGGGCAAGTACAACACCAAGAAGTACGAGTGCTGCGCCGAGATCTACGCCGACATCACGTACTACTTCATCATCCGCCGGCTGCCGCTCTTCTACACCATCAACCTGATCATCCCCTGCCTGCTCATCTCCTGCCTCACCGTGCTGGTCTTCTACCTGCCGTCGCAGTGCGGTGAGAAGATCACCTTGTGCATCTCCGTGCTGCTCTCCCTCACCGTCTTCCTGCTGCTCATCACCGAGATTATCCCGTCCACCTCGCTGGTCATCCCGCTCATCGGCGAGTACCTGCTCTTCACCATGGTCTTCGTCACGCTGTCCATCGTCATCACCGTCTTCGTCCTGAACGTGCACCACCGCTCGCCGCAGACCCACAGCATGCCCCACTGGGTGCGGCGGGTCTTCCTGGACGCCGTGCCCCGGGTGCTGTTCATGAAGAGGCCGCCCGGCACGGCCAAGCGGAACTGCAAGAAGCTGATCGAGATGCTGCACCGGCCCGCCGTCGTATCCGCCACGGGCAACTCCCAGACCTTCTGGATGGGTTTCGGCACCAGCGGACCCAAGACGCCTTCCGATGGTCCCGACATCCACGTCTGTTCTCCGTCTCCGCCCGCCTCCCCTTTTAAGGACGAGACCCCGGTTAAAGACCACATCTTTTCCCGGTCGCCCCCGGAACAGTATTCCGGTCTACACCGAGGACATCACTTGTCTTCTTCTCTGTTGTCCCTGCCCCCGACGTTGCCGCTAGGCCCCCTCCGCCGTCTTTCCAAGGAAGATGCCAACGTGCTCTCCCCGAACGGACGCTCCCGCAGCGTAGAGCAAATGTGCGACCACCAGAGGGAGCCTCGGCGGCGTGAGCCGGGCAGCTTCTGTTACCGCTTCCTGCACAACGAAGGACCGGAGAACTGGACGGGGTCTGCAGACAGGGCCGAACCACGATCACCCACAAAGTACCTCAAAGCCGAGTCCACAAGAGAACCAGGGAACCCACCCGAGGGGGCGGTTCTGTCCATCTCCCCGGCTGTGCAACGAGCCATCGAGGGAGTTCAGTACATCGCAGACCACCTCAGGGCCGAGGACGACGACTTCTCG GTGAAGGAGGACTGGAAGTATGTGGCCATGGTCATCGACAGGATCTTCCTCTGGATGTTCGTGCTGGTGTGTATTCTGGGGTCCGTGGGACTCTTTCTTCCACCGTGGCTGGCCGGGATGATCTAA